In Achromobacter spanius, the following proteins share a genomic window:
- the folD gene encoding bifunctional methylenetetrahydrofolate dehydrogenase/methenyltetrahydrofolate cyclohydrolase FolD — MTARIIDGAALSLRIREEVAQRVAALAAKGTRPGLAVVLVGADPASQVYVRNKVAACEKAGLHSVKEQYPAEMTEAELLARIAVLNQDPTIHGILVQLPLPKHMDSHKVIEAIAAEKDVDGFHISNAGLLMTGQPLFRPCTPYGVMKMLESEGVTLRGAEAVIVGASNIVGKPMAMLLLQAGATITICNSKTRDLAAQTRRADVLVVATGKPGMIDGSMIKPGAVVIDVGINRGEDGKLCGDVDFASAKEVAGAITPVPGGVGPMTIAMLLVNTVEAAERAAG; from the coding sequence ATGACCGCCAGGATTATTGACGGCGCCGCCCTGTCGCTGCGCATTCGCGAAGAAGTGGCCCAACGTGTTGCGGCCTTGGCTGCCAAGGGCACGCGCCCGGGTCTGGCCGTGGTGCTGGTGGGCGCGGACCCCGCGTCCCAGGTTTACGTGCGCAACAAGGTTGCCGCCTGCGAGAAAGCCGGCCTGCATTCCGTCAAGGAACAGTACCCGGCCGAGATGACCGAGGCCGAACTGCTGGCCCGCATCGCCGTGTTGAACCAGGACCCGACCATACATGGCATCCTGGTGCAGTTGCCGCTGCCCAAGCACATGGATTCCCACAAGGTCATCGAAGCCATCGCGGCCGAGAAAGACGTGGACGGGTTCCACATCAGCAACGCCGGCCTGCTCATGACCGGCCAGCCGCTGTTCCGCCCCTGCACGCCGTACGGCGTGATGAAGATGCTGGAATCGGAAGGCGTGACGCTGCGCGGCGCTGAAGCCGTGATCGTCGGCGCCAGCAACATCGTCGGCAAGCCGATGGCCATGTTGCTGTTGCAAGCCGGCGCCACCATCACCATCTGCAATTCCAAGACGCGCGACCTGGCGGCCCAAACCCGCCGCGCGGATGTCCTGGTGGTCGCCACCGGCAAGCCCGGCATGATCGACGGTTCGATGATCAAGCCCGGCGCCGTGGTGATCGACGTGGGCATCAACCGTGGCGAAGACGGCAAGCTGTGCGGCGACGTGGATTTTGCCTCCGCCAAGGAAGTGGCCGGCGCCATCACCCCCGTCCCCGGCGGCGTAGGCCCCATGACCATCGCCATGCTGCTGGTCAACACGGTAGAAGCCGCCGAACGCGCGGCGGGTTGA
- a CDS encoding response regulator transcription factor — MNTPHLSSTVFIVDDDEAVRDSLRWLLEANGYRVRAYASGESFLEDYDASQVGVLIADVRMPGMSGLELQEQLIARNAPLPIVFITGHGDVPMAVSTMKKGAVDFLEKPFNESDLREIVARMLEQATQRVSKHQAQKDHEAMLARLTAREQQVLERIVAGRLNKQIADDLGISIKTVEAHRANIMEKLEVTTVADLMKVALAKPEAHA; from the coding sequence ATGAACACGCCCCACCTGTCGAGCACGGTATTCATAGTTGACGACGACGAAGCGGTCCGCGATTCGTTGCGCTGGCTGTTGGAAGCCAACGGCTATCGCGTTCGCGCCTATGCCAGCGGTGAGTCCTTCCTGGAAGACTACGACGCCAGCCAGGTCGGCGTGCTGATCGCCGACGTGCGCATGCCCGGCATGAGCGGCCTGGAACTCCAGGAACAACTGATCGCCCGCAACGCCCCCCTGCCCATCGTGTTCATCACGGGCCACGGCGACGTGCCCATGGCGGTGTCCACGATGAAGAAAGGCGCTGTCGACTTTCTGGAAAAGCCCTTCAACGAATCCGACCTGCGCGAGATCGTCGCCCGCATGCTGGAGCAGGCCACGCAGCGGGTCAGCAAGCACCAGGCCCAAAAAGACCATGAAGCCATGCTGGCGCGCCTGACCGCGCGCGAGCAACAGGTGCTGGAGCGCATCGTCGCCGGCCGCTTGAACAAGCAGATTGCCGACGACCTGGGCATCAGCATCAAGACCGTCGAGGCGCATCGCGCCAACATTATGGAAAAACTGGAAGTGACTACCGTTGCTGATTTGATGAAAGTGGCCTTGGCCAAACCCGAGGCACATGCATGA